A region of the Hemitrygon akajei chromosome 11, sHemAka1.3, whole genome shotgun sequence genome:
AATCATCAGGGGTTTGTAGATTGACCTTAAAACTCTGCATGGGTGTTTTATACCGTTCGGATAAATGCACAGTAAAAAGATGATCTGAGTTTGATTCTGTTGAATTATTAGGTAAATAAATGTTTCTATATGGGACATATTGATATCCAAGCGGATATAAGGAAATCATTAATTTACTTCCAATAATCATATATACATATATCAAATAAGGAAAATATGTCAAAGTGAGGTTTCCCCTTTAAACTGTAGTTTTAGAGATTTTGTTTTGCCAGAATATTCCCACATGGAAGCTGTGCATGCACTCCTTCTATACAATATACAAACACTTGACTCTCCACAAATACTAGTTCTTCTAAACACAGTGGATACGATCAGTATCAAGAGACTGTTCGTTCTGTTCGCAGTCAGTATCCAAAGCTCGTTCCTTTATAGCCCGGACTGTTTGAGGGCTGGTGGAAAGGGATGAGGGTTTAGCAACATGACTCGTGTGAGTCCCTTCGTTTCCCTGAACCTTGGTGTCCTGCATGTGAGTGGAGACTCCATGTAACGACATCTCATGTTTGACTTTCAGGTAAGCTTTGACTTTGTGATGCCTGGGTTTTCCCTCACTGTGGTCAGTCACTCTGCATTCGTAAGTACCTTCATCTGAAATCTTTATGTGGGACAACCGCAGCTTGTGAGAGATGTTGCTTCCAACCACCTTCACAGCCTAAAGGAAATGGAAAAGAGACAATGGTTTAAAAAAAGGTTAGCAAAGAAATACTAATGAGAGCTACAAGTTTTATCTACCTCAGACTTGTGTCTACTGAATTTCTTGTTTAATATCATTAAAGCAAATAATGATTAATAATCTGAATAAATTCACTCATTAATTTACATATGATGCCAAATGTAATTAAAGGATTCCCAGTGAGAGCGTCTCCAAAAACCGTATCCCAAAGATCAGTTTAAAACTTTGTACAGCTGCAgcaaatatactcagtggccagtttattaggtacagctacACACCTGCTGGCTTATGCAAGTATCTaattggccaatcatgtggcagcaactcaatgcataaaagtatgaagacatggtcaagaggttctgttgttgttcagaccaaacatcagaatgggaagaaatgtgatctcagtgtctttgactgtggaatgattgttggtgccagatggggtgatttgagtatctcagaaactgcagatctcctgggatttccatgcaGAACAGTATccagagtgaaatgcaacatgGCCCCTGCCTATCCAATGGTAGAAGAACCCTATGCTGTGGTCCTCCCCAACTGAGCTCTTGTGTTGGCTGCCCTgagcttcagtgcatccctcagcaggTACTCCTGCAGGCCTAGAATGTGCCAGTCAGCCACATTCTTCCACAGACATCTTGCTGTGCTGAGAAACCAACAAGTTTCAGGCAGATCAAATTGATGATCTGCCGTTAGAACTTGATGTTCTTCCCAGTGAGTGACCCTGGAAGCAGCCCGTATATCAGAAAGTCCTCTTTCTCACAGCTGCTTGGCATGAACTGTGACGCAGACACTTTCATCTTTCCACTACCTTTTTAAGTAGTTGATGTTACTGCGCTGGGTAAATTAATTCTAAACCCCTTACTGCTCACATTAAACCTACACTCCCTGGTCCTTGACATATAgataaacacaagacattctgcaagtgctggaaatctagagtaacacatacaaaatgctggaggaactcagtaggtcgggcagcatctatagaaagaaataaacagttgatgccaAGACCCAAAGAAGGAGCAGCTGAGAAAAGTTTACtactatccaccttatctatgcctcttgggATTTTATACAGATCTGTCAGGTCATCACTCAGCCACCTCCAATCAAGGGAAAACAAACCTACAATACCTATCCCATCTCTCCTTATCAATGAAATCTTCCATCACAGGCAATACCCCAGTGACTTCTCCATTGCAATCACACTATTAACAAATGGTATTAGCTCTCTTGCATTCACAGACAACGTTATTTATTGTGTTAATATAACTTTCCTCTGAGGACACATTATTTTCTAAGCCAGTATTTCATCCAACAGTGGACCTATAGTGTGTCCTGTGGACTACCTGTATAGTGACTTCTGCAGTAGTTtgctggggcagcacagtagtgtgtaacactattacagtgctagTGATCACCGACCAGGGTTTAATTCCCGCCACAGTccacaaggagtttgtacattttccctgtgaccgtgtgggtttcctctgggtgacaTATGGTCAGGGTTGCTGAGTAGtgatgcccagcacaatccttgcttaTTTGATTTTTCACAAAAGAagcatttcatagaaacatagaaaacctacagtacaatacaggccttttggcccacaaagctgtgtggaacatgtccttaccttagaactacctaggcttacccatagcgctctatttttctaagctccacgtatccacccaggagtctcctaaaataCTCtgtcgtttctgcctccactggcagtccattccacgcactcaccactctctgagtaaaaaaaacgtACTTCTGACATCTCatcggtacctacttccaagcaccttaaaactgtgccctctcgtgctagccgtttcagccctgggaaaaagcctctgactatccgcacgatcaatgcctctcattatcttgtacgcctctatcaggtcacctctcgtcctccgtcaCTGGAGGTTTTGATATACAATATGCGATAAATAGAGTGTATCTTTATCTTTATTTAAAAATATAGTTTTTGCATTTGCTTACACCCTACCTGTACCCACTGGATACACCTAACCTGTCCAATTATTTGGGGCCTTGTTGCTTGTCCCAAGAGAGCAGTGACAACTGGTCTAAATGGTTACCACCTAGTGGCACTCACTCAATGgttgtgaagtgctttgagtggctggtaatGGATCATATAAAATTCTACCTTCCAGCTACATTGAACCATTTTTAGTTTGCCTACTGTTCAAGCTGGTCCACTGACGATGCCGTGGCCTCGaccctccactctgtcctctcCAACCAAAAAATGATGCCTCATACACCAACATGTTGTTGATTGActtcagctcagcgtttaacacaatcatccctcagagactggtgggtaaactgtcctcgttGGGATTCATCttccctctctgtaactggatcttggacttcttgtcAGGGAGACCCCAATCACtctgagttggcagcaacatctcaagctctgTCATGCTGAGCAGTGGTGGTcgccagggttgtgtgctcagtctgctgCTGACTCACGAATGAGAATACACTGCCTGATTCAGCTCAAACTACATTGACTGGCAACAATGATGGGTCAGCATACGGAGAGGAGGcagagaggcttgtcaaatggtgtgggaacaacaacctgagtctcagcAAGGGCCAGACAAAAAAGATGATTGTGGACCTCCGGAAGACACAGATCAAACACTCTCCATTGCcatcaatggctctgccgtgGAGATAGTTAAGAGCACAATGTTACCTGATGTGCAAGTAATagacgatctaacctggacccacaatagCTTCTCactagtcaagaaagcacagagCTTTTGCATTTACTGAGGTTTTACAGtgcattctaacaactttctaaaGGAGCACCGTCGAGAGTGTCCTGTCAATGTGTGGGATGAAAGCTGCAAGTCATcggactgcaagaccctacagaggacatTAAAAAATGCCAAGAGGATCATCAGTGTCTTCCTCCCACCTATTTGTGACGGTCACTGGGAGTGTtgcagatgaagggcccaaagcaCTGTTGAGTattcctaccacccatcccactatCTCTCTGAGCCACTACCACCAGGACTAGGGCTGCCAGACcgtgtaacagcttcttcccttaggCTGTGAGTCCCTACCACCACCGAGGTGTCATCATTAGGACAGCGATCTGTTTATTGGTTACCCTCTACCTGTGCTGCACTTTGCTACatccattttgaattatattttattaatttatttatagtaaaatatttttgtttatatgctctgtgtgatatatgttgtgtGGGTGGACTATGGTCAGAGGGACGTTGTTTTTAGTTTtacgtgtatatatatatatacacacacacacacagagttaggTACTGTAATAAACTTGAACATTGTTTTGAAAAAAGACATTGCGATATGTAAAAATGTACCACACACAAGCCTGCTTTAATCATATATTGTATACCCATATATTAACTTCCATCAAGATCACTTCAAGCAAGGTGTCTTGCTATACAAGATTTGTGCCTTAATATTTACATGTGGATCTTTAAAATGTTGCCTGTGTGCTCATAATTTTGATAAAGCTCTGACCTCAAGCCGGCAAACTACAGTTCAGAGGTAATAAAAAACATATAATGAGCCAAGTAAACAGATCAACGTGAACTTACCCCAAACTCATTA
Encoded here:
- the vstm2la gene encoding V-set and transmembrane domain-containing protein 2-like protein gives rise to the protein MGRFGVILGAFHYLGLYVQLSASSQALFTEVPHDVTARAGQDVEMACAFRGSGSPSYSLEIQWWYIRNSKDWTDKQTWNSHQMKAAAHEEPTKEATKISAVKVVGSNISHKLRLSHIKISDEGTYECRVTDHSEGKPRHHKVKAYLKVKHEMSLHGVSTHMQDTKVQGNEGTHTSHVAKPSSLSTSPQTVRAIKERALDTDCEQNEQSLDTDRIHCV